The Equus asinus isolate D_3611 breed Donkey chromosome 15, EquAss-T2T_v2, whole genome shotgun sequence genome includes a window with the following:
- the TGM6 gene encoding protein-glutamine gamma-glutamyltransferase 6 isoform X1, translating to MAGIRVTEVDWQQLRNGAAHHTQEYPGPELVVRRGQIFTITLELNRSLDSEETFIFTVETGPQASEGLCTKAVFQTSTSELQVGDAWTAVKEAQAEDTVTVSLASPPNAVIGRYLLSARVSSRRKHSDRKLGEFVLLFNPWCPEDDVFLASEEERQEYVLNDSGIIFRGVEKHIRAQGWNFGQFEEDILNICLSILDRSPSHQNDPATDVSHRHDPIYVTRAISAMVNSNNDRGVVQGQWQRKYGGGTSPLHWRGSVAILHQWFKGRFKPVKYGQCWVFAGVMCTVLRCLGIATRVVSNFNSAHDTDGSLSVDKYVDSFGRTLEDLTEDSMWNFHVWNESWFARQDLGPFYSGWQVLDATPQEESEGVFRCGPASVAAIREGDVHLAHDGPFVFSEVNADYITWLWNEDESRERVYSDTKKIGRCISTKAVGSDSRVDITGLYKYPEGSRKERQVYKRAVKKLFSVEASGRRARVRRASSRGLWRDDLLQPAAKPSITGKFKVLEPPKLGHDLRLALCLANLTSQAQQVQVNLSGATILYTRRPVAEILHESHKVRLGPEEERKIPITISYSQYKEDLTEDKKILLAAMCLVTKGEKLLVEKDITLEDFITIKVLGPAVVGMAVVVEVMVVNPLLERVEDCVLMVEGSGLLRGQLSIDVPSLEPQERASVRFNITPSKSGPRQLQVDLVSPHFPDIKGFVIIHVAKAK from the exons ATGGCAG GGATCAGAGTCACCGAGGTGGACTGGCAGCAGCTGAGGAATGGCGCTGCCCACCACACCCAGGAGTACCCCGGCCCTGAGCTGGTGGTTCGCAGGGGCCAGATATTCACCATCACACTGGAGCTAAACAGATCCCTGGACAGCGAGGAGACCTTCATCTTCACTGTGGAGACAG GACCCCAGGCTTCTGAGGGCCTCTGCACCAAAGCTGTGTTCCAGACGTCGACATCGGAGCTGCAGGTGGGCGATGCCTGGACAGCAGTGAAGGAGGCTCAGGCAGAGGACACAGTGACCGTTAGCCTCGCCAGCCCTCCCAACGCCGTCATTGGCCGCTACCTACTGAGCGCCAGGGTTTCCTCTCGTCGCAAACACAGTGACCGGAAGCTGGGCGAGTTCGTTCTCCTGTTCAACCCATGGTGCCCAG AGGACGACGTGTTTCTGGCctcagaggaggagagacaggagtATGTGCTCAACGACAGCGGGATCATCTTCCGAGGCGTGGAGAAGCACATCCGAGCCCAAGGCTGGAACTTCGGGCAG TTCGAGGAGGACATCCTGAACATCTGCCTCTCCATCCTTGACCGAAGCCCCAGTCACCAAAATGACCCAGCCACGGACGTGTCCCACCGCCACGACCCCATCTATGTGACCAGGGCCATCAGCGCCATG GTGAACAGCAATAACGACCGCGGCGTGGTCCAGGGCCAGTGGCAGCGCAAGTACGGCGGCGGCACCAGCCCCCTGCACTGGCGCGGCAGCGTGGCCATTCTGCACCAGTGGTTCAAGGGCAGGTTCAAGCCAGTCAAATACGGCCAGTGCTGGGTCTTCGCTGGAGTCATGTGCACAG TCCTTAGGTGCTTGGGGATCGCAACACGGGTTGTGTCCAACTTTAACTCGGCCCATGACACGGACGGAAGCCTGAGTGTGGACAAATACGTGGACTCCTTTGGGCGGACCCTGGAGGACCTGACAGAGGACAGCATGTG GAATTTCCATGTCTGGAACGAGAGCTGGTTTGCCCGGCAGGACCTGGGCCCCTTTTACAGCGGCTGGCAGGTTCTGGACGCCACCCCGCAGGAGGAGAGCGAAG GCGTGTTCCGCTGCGGCCCCGCCTCGGTCGCCGCCATCCGCGAGGGCGACGTGCACCTGGCCCACGACGGCCCCTTTGTGTTTTCGGAGGTCAACGCGGACTACATCACCTGGCTCTGGAATGAGGATGAGAGCCGGGAGCGCGTGTACTCGGACACGAAGAAGATCGGGAGGTGCATCTCCACCAAGGCGGTGGGGAGCGACTCCCGCGTGGACATCACGGGCCTCTACAAGTATCCGGAAG GGTCCCGGAAGGAGAGACAGGTGTACAAGAGGGCCGTGAAGAAGCTTTTCAGCGTGGAAGCCTCTGGGAGGAGGGCCCGAGTCCGCAGGGCCAGCAGCCGAGGTCTCTGGCGTGATGACCTCCTGCAGCCCGCTGCCAAGCCCAGCATCACCGGCAAGTTCAAGGTGCTGGAGCCCCCCAAGTTGGGCCACGacctgaggctggccctgtgcctggcCAACCTCACCTCCCAGGCCCAGCAGGTCCAAGTCAACCTGAGTGGTGCCACCATCCTCTACACCCGCAGGCCAGTGGCAGAGATCCTGCACGAATCCCACAAGGTGCGGCTGGGGCCGGAAGAAG AGAGAAAGATCCCAATCACAATATCTTATTCTCAATATAAGGAAGACCTGACAGAGGACAAGAAGATCCTGTTGGCTGCTATGTGCCTGGTCACCAAAGGAGAGAAGCTCCTGGTGGAGAAGGACATTACTCTAGAGGATTTCATCACCATCAAG GTTCTGGGCCCGGCCGTGGTTGGGATGGCAGTGGTGGTAGAAGTGATGGTGGTCAATCCTCTCTTGGAGAGAGTGGAGGACTGTGTGCTGATGGTGGAAGGAAGTGGCCTTCTCCGGGGACAGCTGAGCATTGA TGTGCCAAGCCTGGAGCCCCAGGAAAGGGCCTCGGTCCGATTCAACATCACCCCCTCCAAGAGTGGCCCAAGGCAGCTGCAGGTGGACCTCGTCAGCCCCCATTTCCCAGACATCAAGGGCTTTGTGATCATCCACGTGGCCAAGGCCAAGTGA
- the TGM6 gene encoding protein-glutamine gamma-glutamyltransferase 6 isoform X2, which translates to MAGIRVTEVDWQQLRNGAAHHTQEYPGPELVVRRGQIFTITLELNRSLDSEETFIFTVETGPQASEGLCTKAVFQTSTSELQVGDAWTAVKEAQAEDTVTVSLASPPNAVIGRYLLSARVSSRRKHSDRKLGEFVLLFNPWCPEDDVFLASEEERQEYVLNDSGIIFRGVEKHIRAQGWNFGQVNSNNDRGVVQGQWQRKYGGGTSPLHWRGSVAILHQWFKGRFKPVKYGQCWVFAGVMCTVLRCLGIATRVVSNFNSAHDTDGSLSVDKYVDSFGRTLEDLTEDSMWNFHVWNESWFARQDLGPFYSGWQVLDATPQEESEGVFRCGPASVAAIREGDVHLAHDGPFVFSEVNADYITWLWNEDESRERVYSDTKKIGRCISTKAVGSDSRVDITGLYKYPEGSRKERQVYKRAVKKLFSVEASGRRARVRRASSRGLWRDDLLQPAAKPSITGKFKVLEPPKLGHDLRLALCLANLTSQAQQVQVNLSGATILYTRRPVAEILHESHKVRLGPEEERKIPITISYSQYKEDLTEDKKILLAAMCLVTKGEKLLVEKDITLEDFITIKVLGPAVVGMAVVVEVMVVNPLLERVEDCVLMVEGSGLLRGQLSIDVPSLEPQERASVRFNITPSKSGPRQLQVDLVSPHFPDIKGFVIIHVAKAK; encoded by the exons ATGGCAG GGATCAGAGTCACCGAGGTGGACTGGCAGCAGCTGAGGAATGGCGCTGCCCACCACACCCAGGAGTACCCCGGCCCTGAGCTGGTGGTTCGCAGGGGCCAGATATTCACCATCACACTGGAGCTAAACAGATCCCTGGACAGCGAGGAGACCTTCATCTTCACTGTGGAGACAG GACCCCAGGCTTCTGAGGGCCTCTGCACCAAAGCTGTGTTCCAGACGTCGACATCGGAGCTGCAGGTGGGCGATGCCTGGACAGCAGTGAAGGAGGCTCAGGCAGAGGACACAGTGACCGTTAGCCTCGCCAGCCCTCCCAACGCCGTCATTGGCCGCTACCTACTGAGCGCCAGGGTTTCCTCTCGTCGCAAACACAGTGACCGGAAGCTGGGCGAGTTCGTTCTCCTGTTCAACCCATGGTGCCCAG AGGACGACGTGTTTCTGGCctcagaggaggagagacaggagtATGTGCTCAACGACAGCGGGATCATCTTCCGAGGCGTGGAGAAGCACATCCGAGCCCAAGGCTGGAACTTCGGGCAG GTGAACAGCAATAACGACCGCGGCGTGGTCCAGGGCCAGTGGCAGCGCAAGTACGGCGGCGGCACCAGCCCCCTGCACTGGCGCGGCAGCGTGGCCATTCTGCACCAGTGGTTCAAGGGCAGGTTCAAGCCAGTCAAATACGGCCAGTGCTGGGTCTTCGCTGGAGTCATGTGCACAG TCCTTAGGTGCTTGGGGATCGCAACACGGGTTGTGTCCAACTTTAACTCGGCCCATGACACGGACGGAAGCCTGAGTGTGGACAAATACGTGGACTCCTTTGGGCGGACCCTGGAGGACCTGACAGAGGACAGCATGTG GAATTTCCATGTCTGGAACGAGAGCTGGTTTGCCCGGCAGGACCTGGGCCCCTTTTACAGCGGCTGGCAGGTTCTGGACGCCACCCCGCAGGAGGAGAGCGAAG GCGTGTTCCGCTGCGGCCCCGCCTCGGTCGCCGCCATCCGCGAGGGCGACGTGCACCTGGCCCACGACGGCCCCTTTGTGTTTTCGGAGGTCAACGCGGACTACATCACCTGGCTCTGGAATGAGGATGAGAGCCGGGAGCGCGTGTACTCGGACACGAAGAAGATCGGGAGGTGCATCTCCACCAAGGCGGTGGGGAGCGACTCCCGCGTGGACATCACGGGCCTCTACAAGTATCCGGAAG GGTCCCGGAAGGAGAGACAGGTGTACAAGAGGGCCGTGAAGAAGCTTTTCAGCGTGGAAGCCTCTGGGAGGAGGGCCCGAGTCCGCAGGGCCAGCAGCCGAGGTCTCTGGCGTGATGACCTCCTGCAGCCCGCTGCCAAGCCCAGCATCACCGGCAAGTTCAAGGTGCTGGAGCCCCCCAAGTTGGGCCACGacctgaggctggccctgtgcctggcCAACCTCACCTCCCAGGCCCAGCAGGTCCAAGTCAACCTGAGTGGTGCCACCATCCTCTACACCCGCAGGCCAGTGGCAGAGATCCTGCACGAATCCCACAAGGTGCGGCTGGGGCCGGAAGAAG AGAGAAAGATCCCAATCACAATATCTTATTCTCAATATAAGGAAGACCTGACAGAGGACAAGAAGATCCTGTTGGCTGCTATGTGCCTGGTCACCAAAGGAGAGAAGCTCCTGGTGGAGAAGGACATTACTCTAGAGGATTTCATCACCATCAAG GTTCTGGGCCCGGCCGTGGTTGGGATGGCAGTGGTGGTAGAAGTGATGGTGGTCAATCCTCTCTTGGAGAGAGTGGAGGACTGTGTGCTGATGGTGGAAGGAAGTGGCCTTCTCCGGGGACAGCTGAGCATTGA TGTGCCAAGCCTGGAGCCCCAGGAAAGGGCCTCGGTCCGATTCAACATCACCCCCTCCAAGAGTGGCCCAAGGCAGCTGCAGGTGGACCTCGTCAGCCCCCATTTCCCAGACATCAAGGGCTTTGTGATCATCCACGTGGCCAAGGCCAAGTGA